From Natronorubrum halophilum, a single genomic window includes:
- a CDS encoding M14 family zinc carboxypeptidase, producing the protein MDRRNTLKLIGSVAGVSLFGATTATANEPWAREETKRFLTHAEVQDLLGNFERRARVPFETKVIGESLEGRELTVAKVGSGDTDVFFASEQHGNEPTGTEALLRVLRRLSAGHDILDELTIHGLPMVNPDGAMRNQRENARPDDYCYEDPFFGEQCGPADPNRQHYFELPEEILPGPKPDENPSPETQAMLDYVLDLDPLWVADLHTQGGMYYDEEEVPGDMLHASNFWPIADEADPDAVEISQRLNVAMYDEVDGFGNAQLSVYPGGDTVNIGRNAYATYGYGSILCEMTGQLDDRGEAMEGQLTRIMAAECETILEETADGSLYDRDPARVDEIPDRPFDAGDWPWEETE; encoded by the coding sequence ATGGATCGACGAAATACACTCAAGCTGATTGGGTCGGTAGCAGGCGTGAGTCTGTTCGGTGCGACGACTGCGACCGCGAACGAGCCGTGGGCTCGCGAAGAGACGAAGCGGTTCCTCACTCACGCGGAGGTTCAGGATCTACTAGGTAACTTCGAGCGGCGAGCTCGCGTACCGTTCGAGACCAAGGTCATCGGTGAAAGCCTCGAGGGACGCGAACTCACCGTCGCCAAGGTCGGCAGCGGCGACACCGACGTCTTCTTCGCGTCTGAGCAACACGGGAACGAGCCGACCGGCACCGAGGCGCTCCTGCGGGTGCTCCGACGTCTCTCGGCCGGCCACGATATCCTCGACGAACTCACGATCCACGGCCTGCCGATGGTCAACCCCGACGGCGCCATGCGTAACCAGCGCGAGAACGCTCGTCCGGACGACTATTGTTATGAAGATCCGTTCTTCGGAGAGCAGTGTGGCCCTGCCGACCCGAACCGTCAGCACTACTTCGAACTTCCCGAGGAGATCCTTCCCGGACCGAAACCCGACGAGAACCCCTCACCCGAGACCCAGGCGATGCTCGATTACGTGCTCGATCTCGATCCGTTGTGGGTCGCCGACCTCCACACGCAGGGAGGGATGTACTACGACGAAGAGGAGGTTCCGGGAGATATGCTCCACGCGTCGAACTTCTGGCCGATTGCGGACGAGGCCGACCCCGACGCAGTCGAGATCTCGCAACGGCTCAACGTCGCGATGTACGACGAGGTCGACGGCTTCGGGAACGCTCAGCTGTCAGTCTATCCGGGAGGAGATACGGTTAACATTGGGCGTAACGCCTACGCCACCTACGGCTATGGCAGTATCCTGTGCGAGATGACCGGCCAACTCGACGACCGCGGCGAGGCAATGGAGGGGCAACTGACCCGAATCATGGCCGCGGAGTGCGAAACCATCCTCGAGGAGACCGCCGACGGGTCGCTCTACGACCGCGATCCCGCCCGCGTCGATGAAATCCCGGATCGCCCCTTCGATGCCGGCGACTGGCCGTGGGAAGAAACGGAGTAG